In the genome of Scyliorhinus torazame isolate Kashiwa2021f chromosome 27, sScyTor2.1, whole genome shotgun sequence, one region contains:
- the LOC140403273 gene encoding small ribosomal subunit protein uS9-like, which yields MPAKGPLQSVQVFGRKKTATAVAHCKRGNGLIKVNGRPLEQIEPRTLQYKLLEPALLLGKERFAGVDIRVRVKGGGHVAQIYAIRQSISKALVAYYQKYVDEASKKEIKDILIQYDRTLLVADAGRCEPNKFGGPGARARYQKSYR from the coding sequence ATGCCGGCCAAAGGCCCTTTGCAATCGGTCCAGGTTTTCGGGCGGAAGAAAACAGCAACTGCCGTTGCCCATTGTAAAAGAGGAAATGGCCTTATTAAAGTAAACGGAAGGCCCTTGGAACAGATTGAGCCAAGAACCTTGCAGTACAAACTGTTGGAACCAGCTCTGCTGTTGGGCAAGGAAAGATTTGCTGGAGTCGATATTCGAGTTCGAGTGAAAGGAGGTGGTCATGTAGCCCAAATCTATGCTATCCGTCAATCCATTTCGAAAGCGTTGGTGGCATACTACCAGAAATATGTAGATGAAGCCTCCAAGAAAGAGATCAAGGACATCCTCATACAGTATGACAGGACCTTGCTGGTTGCTGACGCAGGCCGCTGTGAGCCCAATAAATTTGGTGGACCTGGTGCCCGTGCACGTTACCAGAAATCGTACCGTTAA